One Pseudomonas fluorescens genomic region harbors:
- a CDS encoding helicase has translation MKFRFLLWMMGLLMGKASRTNPAFQQQLGDKDLVFQLQTLDGKVARHFVVKDQRITSKSGVVAEPAFAIAFKDAGYGFATMQAKNKQLAFMQGIQDKSIQLKGNPALVMWFQGLMKYLKPRKAKPKA, from the coding sequence ATGAAATTTCGTTTTCTTCTGTGGATGATGGGTTTGTTGATGGGCAAGGCCAGTCGGACAAATCCTGCGTTCCAGCAGCAGTTGGGTGATAAGGATCTGGTGTTTCAGCTGCAGACGCTGGATGGGAAAGTGGCGCGGCATTTCGTGGTGAAGGATCAGCGCATCACCAGCAAGTCTGGCGTGGTGGCGGAGCCGGCGTTTGCGATTGCGTTTAAAGATGCGGGTTATGGCTTTGCCACGATGCAGGCGAAGAACAAGCAGTTGGCGTTTATGCAGGGGATTCAGGACAAGTCGATTCAGCTCAAGGGTAATCCGGCGCTGGTGATGTGGTTTCAGGGGTTGATGAAATATTTGAAGCCGAGGAAGGCCAAGCCTAAGGCTTGA